Genomic segment of Hydractinia symbiolongicarpus strain clone_291-10 chromosome 5, HSymV2.1, whole genome shotgun sequence:
CCTTAAATACCTTGGGAACCAAACTCACAAATATTGTTattactaatttttaaataaaaaactttcttccaTATTTGACTTCATATTTTAGGAAATTGTTTTGGAAGGAATGTTATATGAAGGAATATTTTCAGTTATGCctataaattaaattaagaaATATATAGAACTTATCATTCATCgaatatattttaacaaaaatacaaacaagAAACCGAATAAGAACCTTTCAGAACTAAAGACATTTTAAATTTAGACCAAAATTAGTATGGCTTTAAAATCATTAATTATTCAAAGTATATACTTTAATTACTTTACTGTATAATAACTCGTAAAAGACAAATAGAACAGTTGCAGAGCAGTTATAACTTTACTTAGTCAACATTTTAATAtaatgcttcttttaaaaataaaaaaattaaaagtgcaCAAATCTTAAGTGAGACAGAAAAACGTCaaataggaaaaataataaataaatatctcACTAATAAGCTGTGAGACAACTCTTAACTACTTTTTATATTAtaagttattatatataactTTGATAACAAAACAGGGGATGTTTACTTCAATACTTCGAGACCTCCAAGAATTAAAGTATGTAAGAACCTGCCCTTACATACACACTACAcaactttcaatttttaaatttaaaattcaaatgtAAAATTTAGGGCATATACCATATGCAAATGGTGGTGTCTGTAGGGTAAAACTGGGTATTTTAATACTAATTTAGGTTTTTAAAGACTAACATTTATACTAAgggtattttttaaagtatttgcaATCCATGTTTCAGAGAAATTATTCAGCAGATAAGCCAGTTTAAAACTTAAGTTATATTTGtttagtcaaaaaaaaaaaaaaaaaaaaataataataatcaaaaaaaaaaaaaaaaaaaaaatctgtaatGAAAGAAAGCTTTTTCCCACAAAACTAATGCCTTTTCCTTAATTTTGTTAAGAATAAAGAGTGTTGAAATAATGGGCAGTAAAGTTGATAAAAACCCAGGAGTCATAAAAACATATTGTTATAATGGTATAACCAAACAatgttacaataaaataaaaattaaagaaagggTTTTCAAAATGCAttctgtatttgttaaaaaatgacaaGTCAAGTTGAAAGAACATAAAGTATATATCCTAAGTAGAGTTACAGTGCTTTCTAGTGAAAGACATTTAACCataagaatttaatttttatagccaGATATTTGTTAACAAAGAGCTGCAAATAGTCTCATTTGCAACAAATTTGGCATTAGTTCCTTTGAAAATTACCTCATTAGCTAAAAATGCAGACATTCTTAGAGATTTATCTAGAAAGCAAGTTATTTATTTGGTGATAATAAGCAGGGGCAATTGTACTGAGTGGGGATTATCCTAGGTGGAAATTGCCCCCGGACAATTATCCCGGGAAATGGTCCTAGATCTGCAAAAATGctgtgaaaattttttttttaaaaaaaaacaaatcaatttcTTTGTGAATAAATACCTTTAAAGATTATTATGATTAAGCAAATTATAACTCACCTAATTATAAGTCTAATTGATCATTGCTCTGATTTTTCCTGACCTCCATTTGCCAGTATTTCTTCTTCCTTGGTTTCTGTATTTTCTACCTCAGCCACTTCTTCCACATTTTTATGTTCTTCAGTTTTAACCTCTGTGACATTTTCTGATTGAACGGGGCCTTCCCTTTCCTCTTTCTCAGCAGGATGTTCTTTCTCTTTTGGTTTGACACTTTTTGCCTTCTTTTTTCTAAAGCTAAATCCTTTTTTGAGTGTAGGCTCCTGTTTCTCTCCCAATATCATATCGTCCCAGTCCATCCAGCATAACTCttttactttcttagtataATCAATGAGATTTTTTGCACTTTCATTAATGAATTCTGCCAATGGTGACTCCAATCCACACCACAATATATTTGCAAGGAAACCAAATAACGCACAATCAAATGACGAAGGCTTATCACCAAGTATATATTCTTTATCACCAAGAATGTTGGAAATCGCCAAAATATCTTGTTCTGCAATCTTATAAATCTCTTCTGGTGTATGACGACCAATACCCTGCCCTTCCAAACTGGATCTCACCTTCCGTTGTTGCATCTTCATGCTTACGCTAAAACCTATACCTCCACCAGAAGCAggagcaataaattttttaaattcattgaaattatcAATGTATCTGGTAAAGCACATAGTCCAATAGGTGTTTTCTTCAACCATAATTTTAACAGCCCTACCAATTGCTTGCTGTTCTGAACTAAATTCATTGTCCATATTTATatcaaatttttcatttaaaaaatctaatataAGGTTAGAATCTGCTTTACGTTCACCTTGGTATTCAATCCATGGCATCTTTCCATTTTTCCCCATCTTGTATCCATACTGATTTTCATATGGGATTTTGTGCAAGCGCAAAAATGTTTCTAATTTTAAGCAAAATGGAGAAAGGTTAGGCACATTCTTGCTTGGTGGAAATTGATGCAATGTTACCTTAGGCATTGCTTTTTTCTCTTCCGAACTACTGCCAGTAATAACTTCACTTTCTGTTTCAACAGCAACTGGAATGTCACTCTCTTGGGTAACATTCTCTTTTTCTGAAGATACGACTTCTTCTGACTTTTTAGTACTTTTATCGTTGTTCTCCTGCTCCCCTTCTTTTAAAACGGATACCAATTCTGGTTTGGGATGACTGTCGCCATTGACTTCAATAATTGTTGTTTCTTCTGTGATTACTGTTGTCCCATCTTCTGAAACAGAAGTTTCTACAGTTTTTTTCACAACTGTACCTTCAGTGTTAGTATTCTCTACAGTTTCCATAATAGCAGAAGTTCTGTACTTTTTGAAAACGCCCCTACCAATTTTTGAAGACTTTATTTTCTTTCACAGCcaacttttcaatttttatttataagtgtCTAAAAAAGTTCCTTTTGTTTTCGTAACCAATCATGTACTAGGTAATTGTCTTCCACGCACCAGATATTGAGGTAAATTACGCTGTTTTCCTGAAGCCGGGGGTAAGGTCTAAGAATGGGGGTTTGCATTTAATCAGACGTGTTCGGTAACAAATCATTTAGAAAAttcattttattgtttaaagaaaaaaactatattttttacACCATACACAATATTTTTGCGTAACAAATTTTCTGTATCAACATATTCTTAATAATTGGAAGCCCTCCAAGTTTAACTTTATCATTATCCATACCGATATGCTTATTGGCGGTTGCTCGATCGGAACTTTGTTGAATATTATATCGTGAGACAATAAAGAGACGaccctttttaattttttgttatggGGCGCCAGCCTGACAATATGACTCACAACCAATTTCTATTAatccatcctcgtccccagggtttgttgcctctCGATGTCAAAAGGCaaaaaacctggggacgaggttgatattAATCTTGTCCCCAGAAGTTTGCCACGGTGGCCAACAActtcaaacaaaataattttttgtaaaatattttttataagaaaagttCAAATTCTTCACATATGTTTTAAGTAGAGTAAGAAAATGAGAAATAAGACATATTCATAATGCCCATGGTCAAACCCTTATTAAATTCATTCTGTTCACTTCCTTTTTTAATACAGGAAATGAGCGTTTAAATGCAATTATTAAAGTGGCTTACCAACAAATAACCTATATCGCAGAGGATTGTCTTTTCTAAAGTCACTTGATGAGGATATCATTAGTACGCGACTACGACAAAATTAAGTCCAAAATTTAGTTGATTGGTTGCCATGGTTACCCGTTGCTAGGTAAAATAGGagcaaaatatgacattttgctgctCGATGCTAaaccaaataactgaataacGTGCCATATTTAGAGCGCCTTATTGGCCGCGTATGTTTCTGAAGGATCACGTGTAGTGATTGAGTGAAACGCATTTCCGTAAGACAACTGATGCGGTATTTTTTGGACGAAAAAAAGGCTAAAACAGGGAGAAACTGGACAAGATAACTGAAAGACAAAACTTTTATCTGAAGATCGGTTTCAGTTAAGCACTAGGTAATACTGATGCCTGCATCcacagaagaaattgtaaagcaTGTGTGCTTCGATCTTGAGAATTCTTGCTTCGTGTGGATTCCGAACTTAAACGGCAAAAAACgtgtttaaagattattttatggacATTCTTGACTTGTGGATCGACAAAAGTTGTACGGCAGCACTATTTCAACCTAAAAAGCACCAAATACCTAGGTCTTAAATTGACAACGAGTAAACTCTGACGAGTTCACTTCGGAGAGTGCGTCGTTAAGACAGCTTTCTGACAGCGTGTGGAACGACACTTTCAATATTCATAACTGTCATATATTGTCTTAGGAGGCCCTAAAGTATTATCTAGCTATTGCAAAGCATTAAACATCGACGGAGGGGCAAGAAAGCTGTCTAAATATGCGAAAATGGTTGCTATGAGCGTTGCTGTGCACTTATATTTGCTGTTGGTTGGAAAAAGTGCCAGATTGCGCAATAAAACCCGCATAAGCATAATAAGTGTCATAAGCACTACTTGTCACTGTATTCTAAGATGAATTTGCTGTCAGAAAACAGGTAAAAGACAATTCTTAAAATTTAGACATTATTTAGTGGTAAACCACCTTAAATGTTTTACTACTAATTAGAGGAGTAGTTTACTTAGATTATAAACTTGAAAAATGCAagattccataaattttgatgctgaaATGTTGTCGGTCATTTTGgttgaaaatgatcagaaaGTAGCAAGAGTGTTAACCTGGATCCAAGAATAATCCATAAATTTAGCACTGTCATTCttagttttgattttaaaaataggaaaatTTGTTGTGCATATTAGAAAAATTTGTGTGCAACTAAAGTACTCAGATTTTCTCCTACAATTTCTGACGTGTTCTTAACAAAATCACCCACCTGAAAAATGATAGCCATTTAATGTCCTTTATAAATATGTGGTTGAGTAAAGCTATTTCAGGATGTCACACAGCCCAGCATCAATTAATATAtatggatatatatatatatggaaaGGTATAAAGATAAATGTTCACAAAAACTGAGTTTAGAGCAGTTTTAATATAGCTACTTTTTTCGATACCTAAGCAAATATaggcaaaaaatgaaaaataccaTTTTGGGACCTAACTTTGAACGCCGAATTCAGTATAAAAGCTACCGATTTGTCAAACCTATCCCCGAAATTCTAAGAATATATACCCTAAAGTTACTAAAAGTCCATATAATCCTTATTATTCGGAAGAGGTGAGCCGAAAATCTCATTTTTGGGCCCTCAGCCCATGGCCtaaggataaaaatgaaaaagaagcgtcattgaattttgatgacgtcagaaacctatccacaaaaaaattggaactttgttttcacgttgcctttattgtgtagagcttaagctgctgatcaagaaaatgtgcatgatcatgtgcttttgatgagcgttTATAGTGAGATACAAGGGtttaaaaaaaacgaaacaaaaatagtctcaaagttttttttgtttacctactttcgAATGTCGTTAAAtcgttgaaaattattttttatacaatgttgttgttatactgGAAATTAACTTGTCTTCTTCATTGCTCAAATCTCGCGATAAATTATAATCTCTCTAGGGAGACTAAGAAGTGAGAGCATCCTCACAAGTCCTGGCTGAGCTATGTACGCCGTGTGACGTCACAAATCACAAATCGATAATGCCGACGGCCGTTAATGTAATTGTCTTTTTGGGGACGAAATTTGGACATGTTTTAAGTGATACGTACGAATGTTTttatatatgtagtttttgaatttccgcgcccgaaggcgtaggaaattctttaaaaccgtcgtttttttcttttagagcattttttgagaaaaaatcgaccctgggatttcacgttggtccgtcacagatgtaaacttcgtacccaagctccttaactactgggaagtctagtattgacgcttcaggccaaaattggtatttgttttcgacaaaatttggcacagttaacaaaaaaagtatgctgaacataatggtggcataataattttgagttttgtcacctaaatgtcattttaggccaaaattggtccaaaaattagaactactttattttcaacaaaatttggaacagttaacaaataaagtatgctgaacatgatggtgacatcaaaattttgatttcttgttacctaaatgtcattttaggccaaaattggtccaaaaattaaaactactttatttttgacaaattttggcacaattaacaaaaaa
This window contains:
- the LOC130645007 gene encoding failed axon connections homolog, coding for METVENTNTEGTVVKKTVETSVSEDGTTVITEETTIIEVNGDSHPKPELVSVLKEGEQENNDKSTKKSEEVVSSEKENVTQESDIPVAVETESEVITGSSSEEKKAMPKVTLHQFPPSKNVPNLSPFCLKLETFLRLHKIPYENQYGYKMGKNGKMPWIEYQGERKADSNLILDFLNEKFDINMDNEFSSEQQAIGRAVKIMVEENTYWTMCFTRYIDNFNEFKKFIAPASGGGIGFSVSMKMQQRKVRSSLEGQGIGRHTPEEIYKIAEQDILAISNILGDKEYILGDKPSSFDCALFGFLANILWCGLESPLAEFINESAKNLIDYTKKVKELCWMDWDDMILGEKQEPTLKKGFSFRKKKAKSVKPKEKEHPAEKEEREGPVQSENVTEVKTEEHKNVEEVAEVENTETKEEEILANGGQEKSEQ